A genomic stretch from Corynebacterium kutscheri includes:
- the metH gene encoding methionine synthase: MNIATPTLKTDFLDALTQRVLIGDGAMGTQLQCFDLDIDNDFLGYEGCNEILNVTRPDVIAQIHRAYFEAGADLVETNTFGCNLSNLADYGIAHRCQELAYNGVAIARRVADELGPGRAGMRRFVVASIGPGTKLPSLKQIAFNDLKSYYFQAALGMVDGGADAILIETAQDLLQVKAAVHGCQEAFKESGVRLPLICHVTVEATGTMLLGTEIGAALTALEPLGIDMIGLNCATGPDEMNEHLRYLSQHASIPISVMPNAGLPVLGENGATYPLDALSFAQALKNFVEEYQVAMVGGCCGTTPTHISAARDAVINAVVTPRKFRGENAVSSLYTLVPLSHDTGITIIGERTNAHGSTAFRKAMLANDWQNCLDIAKQQTRDGAHMLDLCVDYVGRNGQADMAQLASLLATSSTLPIMLDSTEPEVIRTGLEQLGGRCAVNSVNFEDGNGPDSRYQQIMQLVKKHGAVVVALTIDEEGQARTAEKKLAIAHRLIADITGTWGLKESDIIVDMLTFPISTGQEETRRDGVETIAAIRELKKYYPQVRTILGISNISFGLNPAARQVLNSVFLHECVKAGLDSAIAHSATILPMNRIDNRQREVALDMIYDRRNAEYDPLQTFMALFDGISATAAKDARSEELAALPLFKRLAQRIIDGEKVGIEADLDAAMVEKTPLAIINEDLLAGMKTVGDLFGSGHMQLPFVLQSAETMKYAVSYLKQFLKATDNSDNKGTIVIATVKGDVHDIGKNLVDIILSNNGFTVVNIGIKQPITNILAAAKEHNADAIGMSGLLVKSTVIMKENLQAMNNSGNSHYPVMLGGAALTRSYVEDELTKIYDGEVYYARDAFESLRLMNEFIAINQDKKFASSACATNRLAQEKQERTNRRARNKKIVQQRKTTPNLVTIPTRSCVAEDFALATPPFWGTRIIKGIALKEYLPLLDERALFLGRWGLKPTRGKHGSSYEQLVETDGRPRLRYWIDHLKTEGILDHAALVYGYFPAVSEGDDVIILAQPHPDAQEIARIKFPRQRRGKFLCIADFIRSKELALHSGNVDVLPLQLVTMGQPIADFTHTLFSADKYRDYLEVHGISVQLTEALAEYCHARVRSELRFADGSHVNAQDTQELQKFFDLDYLGARYSFGYGSCPNLEDRAIVVNLLAAQRIGVVLSEEFQLHPEQSTDAFVLYHPEAKYFNT, translated from the coding sequence ATGAATATCGCTACGCCTACTTTGAAAACAGATTTTCTCGACGCCTTAACACAACGTGTTCTTATTGGCGATGGCGCCATGGGCACGCAATTACAGTGTTTTGATCTCGATATTGATAATGACTTTTTAGGTTATGAGGGCTGCAATGAAATCCTTAATGTCACCCGTCCTGATGTCATAGCACAGATTCACCGAGCCTATTTCGAGGCCGGTGCTGATTTAGTAGAAACTAATACCTTCGGTTGCAACTTATCTAACCTAGCTGATTATGGGATTGCTCATCGGTGCCAAGAATTAGCGTATAACGGGGTAGCTATTGCCCGTCGCGTAGCAGATGAGCTCGGTCCAGGCCGGGCGGGAATGCGGCGTTTTGTTGTTGCGTCGATAGGGCCGGGAACTAAGCTTCCTTCCCTAAAACAGATAGCTTTTAACGACTTAAAAAGCTACTATTTTCAGGCTGCTTTAGGCATGGTTGATGGTGGGGCGGATGCAATTCTTATTGAAACTGCACAAGACTTATTGCAGGTAAAAGCAGCTGTTCATGGTTGTCAAGAAGCTTTTAAAGAGTCTGGTGTCCGGCTTCCATTAATCTGTCATGTCACAGTAGAAGCTACCGGAACTATGCTGTTGGGAACTGAAATCGGTGCTGCGCTTACTGCACTGGAACCATTAGGCATCGATATGATCGGCCTTAATTGTGCAACTGGGCCAGATGAGATGAATGAGCATCTGCGTTACCTTTCTCAACATGCCAGTATTCCCATTTCGGTTATGCCTAATGCTGGTTTGCCGGTATTAGGAGAAAATGGTGCCACGTATCCACTTGATGCGCTTTCATTTGCTCAGGCATTAAAAAACTTTGTCGAAGAGTACCAGGTAGCAATGGTAGGCGGTTGTTGTGGGACAACGCCTACTCATATCAGTGCGGCACGCGATGCAGTCATTAATGCTGTTGTTACCCCACGAAAGTTTCGCGGTGAGAATGCGGTATCTTCGCTCTATACCTTAGTACCGCTTAGTCATGATACAGGGATCACCATCATTGGTGAGCGAACGAATGCTCATGGTTCTACAGCTTTTCGGAAGGCAATGCTGGCTAATGATTGGCAAAATTGTCTCGATATTGCCAAACAGCAGACTCGCGATGGCGCACATATGTTGGATCTCTGTGTAGATTATGTTGGTCGAAATGGGCAAGCAGATATGGCGCAACTCGCTAGTCTATTAGCAACAAGTTCTACGCTACCAATTATGCTCGATTCCACTGAACCAGAGGTTATTCGAACTGGATTGGAGCAACTAGGCGGGCGATGCGCGGTTAACTCGGTTAATTTCGAAGATGGTAACGGTCCTGATTCGCGCTATCAACAAATTATGCAGTTGGTAAAAAAGCACGGTGCGGTAGTTGTTGCCCTTACTATCGACGAAGAAGGCCAAGCACGTACTGCGGAAAAGAAGTTAGCAATTGCCCATCGGCTTATTGCCGATATTACTGGTACGTGGGGGTTAAAAGAATCTGACATTATCGTCGATATGCTTACTTTTCCGATCTCTACTGGTCAGGAGGAAACCCGTCGTGATGGTGTAGAAACTATTGCAGCAATTCGAGAATTGAAAAAATACTACCCACAGGTACGCACCATCTTGGGTATATCTAATATTTCTTTTGGTCTTAATCCGGCTGCGCGTCAAGTGCTGAACTCGGTGTTTCTTCATGAGTGTGTTAAGGCTGGTCTTGATTCTGCTATTGCACACAGCGCCACAATCTTGCCTATGAATCGTATTGATAATCGGCAACGCGAGGTCGCGCTGGATATGATTTATGACCGTCGAAACGCAGAATATGATCCGCTACAAACTTTTATGGCGCTTTTCGACGGTATTTCTGCAACAGCTGCTAAAGATGCTCGGTCAGAAGAACTTGCCGCCCTGCCATTATTTAAACGTCTTGCTCAGCGGATAATCGATGGAGAAAAAGTAGGCATCGAAGCAGATCTTGATGCTGCAATGGTTGAAAAAACTCCACTTGCTATTATCAATGAGGATCTTTTAGCCGGTATGAAAACGGTTGGTGATCTTTTCGGGTCTGGCCACATGCAGCTTCCATTTGTGTTGCAATCTGCGGAAACTATGAAATATGCGGTGTCATATTTAAAACAGTTTTTAAAAGCTACTGATAATTCCGATAATAAGGGAACCATTGTCATTGCCACAGTCAAAGGCGATGTGCACGATATTGGCAAGAATTTAGTGGATATTATTTTAAGTAATAATGGTTTCACTGTAGTCAATATCGGGATTAAACAACCGATCACTAATATTTTAGCTGCGGCGAAAGAGCATAATGCCGATGCGATTGGTATGTCTGGGTTGCTTGTTAAATCCACCGTGATTATGAAAGAAAATCTCCAAGCAATGAATAACTCTGGGAATTCTCATTATCCAGTTATGCTTGGGGGTGCGGCTTTAACCAGGTCATATGTCGAAGATGAGCTCACCAAAATTTATGATGGTGAAGTGTATTACGCTCGGGATGCTTTTGAATCTTTACGTCTTATGAACGAATTTATCGCGATTAATCAGGATAAAAAGTTTGCCTCTTCTGCTTGTGCTACCAACAGATTGGCTCAGGAAAAACAAGAGCGCACTAACCGCCGTGCGCGTAATAAAAAGATTGTCCAACAGCGTAAAACTACCCCAAATTTAGTAACCATTCCCACGCGTAGTTGCGTTGCTGAAGATTTTGCCTTGGCAACCCCGCCTTTTTGGGGCACACGGATTATTAAGGGAATAGCGCTCAAAGAATATTTACCGCTACTTGACGAGCGTGCCCTTTTCTTAGGTCGCTGGGGGTTAAAGCCTACTCGTGGCAAGCATGGTTCTAGTTATGAGCAACTTGTCGAAACCGATGGGCGGCCACGGCTACGCTATTGGATTGACCACTTAAAAACTGAAGGAATTTTAGATCACGCAGCACTAGTATATGGCTACTTTCCGGCAGTATCTGAAGGTGATGATGTCATTATTCTTGCTCAACCGCACCCAGATGCTCAAGAGATAGCCCGAATAAAATTTCCTCGTCAAAGACGCGGAAAATTTTTATGTATTGCGGATTTTATCCGTTCCAAAGAATTAGCTCTCCACAGCGGTAATGTTGATGTACTCCCATTACAACTGGTCACTATGGGACAACCTATTGCAGATTTCACACATACACTTTTTTCTGCTGATAAATACCGCGATTATCTTGAAGTTCACGGGATTAGTGTTCAACTTACTGAAGCACTAGCAGAATATTGTCATGCTAGGGTGCGCAGTGAACTACGTTTTGCTGATGGTAGCCACGTTAATGCTCAAGACACACAGGAGCTACAAAAATTCTTTGATCTTGACTATCTCGGTGCTCGGTATTCCTTTGGTTATGGGTCCTGTCCAAATTTGGAAGATCGGGCTATAGTAGTCAATCTTTTAGCAGCACAGCGTATTGGGGTGGTTCTTTCCGAAGAATTTCAATTACATCCAGAACAATCCACTGATGCTTTTGTGCTCTACCATCCAGAAGCAAAATACTTTAATACCTAG
- the mshC gene encoding cysteine--1-D-myo-inosityl 2-amino-2-deoxy-alpha-D-glucopyranoside ligase, with translation MQSWPQPSIPTTISFSTQLELFDTADQVIKPVALPDNPQQPVGIYVCGITPYDSTHLGHAATYVTFDLIQRQLIALGHKVHFVQNITDVDDPLFERAQRDGVDWRELGTDQINLFRGDMQALSILPPQHYIGAMESIDEVVSMVSALLANGSAYIVDDPTYPDIYASVSATKHFGYESNYDRATMAKFFAERGGDPQRLGKRDPLDALIWRAHREGEPRWEAPFGAGRPGWHIECSAIATNRLGHSFAIQGGGSDLIFPHHEFSAAHAEAIYGVHRMANHYVHTGMIALDGVKMSKSLGNLVFVSQLISDGTDPSAIRLGIYAGHYRNDRDWSNEVLTTAHTRLSHWREALARCSDLEASTACINQVQQLLAHDLDTPAALSTIDSWAQNILAQGSTDTNPQAQELLRNGLDLLLGVKL, from the coding sequence ATGCAATCATGGCCGCAACCAAGCATTCCCACCACTATTTCTTTTAGTACTCAGTTAGAGCTTTTTGATACTGCCGATCAGGTTATTAAGCCAGTTGCACTGCCTGATAACCCACAACAACCAGTAGGAATCTATGTTTGTGGAATCACTCCTTATGATTCCACGCACCTCGGCCATGCAGCCACTTATGTCACTTTTGACCTCATTCAACGCCAACTTATTGCTTTAGGTCACAAGGTACATTTTGTACAAAATATTACCGACGTCGATGACCCGCTTTTTGAGCGCGCTCAGCGCGATGGAGTTGATTGGCGAGAACTTGGTACCGACCAGATCAATCTTTTCCGCGGCGATATGCAAGCACTTTCCATTCTGCCCCCACAGCACTATATCGGTGCAATGGAATCAATAGACGAAGTTGTTTCCATGGTGAGCGCTTTATTAGCCAATGGTAGTGCTTATATTGTTGACGATCCCACATACCCAGATATTTATGCTTCAGTCTCAGCAACTAAGCATTTTGGTTATGAATCCAACTATGATCGCGCAACCATGGCTAAGTTTTTTGCTGAACGCGGCGGTGATCCACAACGTCTAGGTAAGCGTGATCCTCTCGATGCATTAATTTGGCGTGCGCATCGGGAAGGGGAGCCCCGTTGGGAAGCACCTTTTGGTGCTGGGCGCCCTGGTTGGCACATTGAGTGTTCTGCAATTGCAACCAATAGATTAGGCCATAGCTTTGCTATCCAAGGTGGTGGCAGTGATCTGATTTTTCCGCATCATGAATTTTCTGCTGCCCATGCAGAAGCAATCTATGGTGTGCACCGCATGGCTAATCATTATGTGCACACCGGTATGATTGCTCTTGATGGGGTCAAAATGAGTAAATCACTAGGTAATCTAGTTTTTGTTTCCCAACTTATTAGCGATGGCACAGATCCTAGTGCAATTCGATTAGGCATCTATGCCGGGCATTATCGCAATGATCGAGATTGGTCAAACGAGGTGCTTACTACAGCGCATACTCGACTTTCTCACTGGCGTGAAGCATTGGCACGCTGTAGCGATCTGGAAGCTAGCACTGCTTGTATTAACCAAGTGCAACAATTACTTGCCCATGATCTTGATACTCCAGCGGCATTATCAACTATTGATTCCTGGGCGCAAAATATTTTGGCCCAGGGTAGTACCGATACCAATCCACAAGCACAAGAGTTGCTGCGTAATGGGTTAGATCTTTTATTAGGCGTTAAACTTTAA
- a CDS encoding undecaprenyl-diphosphate phosphatase, producing the protein MSWLQVITLSVVQGLTEFLPISSSGHLRIVSSLFFGQDAGASFTAVVQLGTEAAVLVYFAQDIWRILKAWFIGLFRPDQRNFDYRMGWMVIIGTIPVSVIGLLAKDLIRDNLRNLWITATVLIVFSFVFIAAEKWGTKKRDFAQLTMKDAIWMGLAQCLALIPGVSRSGGTISAGLFLGLNREVAARFSFLLAIPAVLASGLFSLPDAFAPDAGQAASGMQLLVGTGIAFALGYASIAWLLKFVSNHSFSWFAAYRIPAGIIVMFLLATGFLTA; encoded by the coding sequence ATGTCTTGGTTGCAAGTCATTACGCTATCAGTTGTCCAGGGGCTGACAGAGTTTTTACCAATTAGTTCATCAGGGCATCTTCGTATTGTGTCTTCGCTATTTTTCGGTCAGGATGCCGGTGCTTCTTTTACTGCTGTAGTACAGCTTGGTACTGAAGCTGCTGTCTTGGTGTATTTTGCCCAAGATATCTGGCGCATTCTCAAAGCATGGTTTATCGGTCTTTTCCGCCCTGATCAGCGCAATTTTGATTATCGCATGGGGTGGATGGTTATTATCGGCACTATTCCGGTATCAGTTATTGGCCTACTAGCTAAAGATCTTATTCGCGATAATCTACGTAATTTATGGATTACCGCAACTGTACTCATTGTTTTCTCGTTCGTATTTATCGCTGCAGAAAAGTGGGGAACAAAAAAGCGTGACTTTGCTCAATTAACTATGAAAGATGCCATATGGATGGGACTAGCACAGTGTTTAGCATTGATTCCTGGTGTATCACGCTCAGGCGGTACTATTTCTGCAGGTCTTTTCTTAGGTCTGAACCGAGAAGTTGCGGCCCGGTTTAGCTTTTTACTAGCAATCCCAGCGGTACTTGCTTCCGGTCTTTTTTCGCTACCTGATGCTTTTGCCCCGGATGCTGGGCAAGCTGCTAGCGGTATGCAACTACTAGTTGGCACAGGTATCGCTTTTGCACTTGGTTATGCCTCTATTGCCTGGCTGCTTAAATTTGTTTCCAACCACTCCTTTAGCTGGTTTGCAGCTTACCGAATCCCAGCTGGCATTATCGTTATGTTTTTGCTCGCTACCGGCTTTTTAACTGCTTAA
- a CDS encoding YncE family protein has translation MKKAQQKPFRILIPLSISALILGGCTQGESAGDIGENMGNATAMASPAAINPSGEVLMAGTKIMDLEQAEEIIAVRTNNQVLLGRIDDFRTSATRAIELDPECADMTATKSEFIVACPDAVMVIDAQSFKITTVTTSKPVTTAVKTSTGVILAGIKEQARLIKITPDGQEKELATEYPTDEMIAIEVPEKTDAVVRINRSYTLVQQVEWESENFGALLRVGKGVGQISPGERGMFIASDTIGGQVALYFSDDIVRLNKTYPVGQSPWAVAWDSSNQRVLVATTSDNTIASYSQSDGSMHQEASFASIAGVHNIVVLASGTIVATSATSDGMQIIEQ, from the coding sequence GTGAAAAAGGCGCAGCAAAAACCTTTCAGAATCCTTATCCCACTGAGCATTTCCGCATTAATTCTTGGTGGATGCACGCAAGGCGAAAGCGCCGGGGATATCGGAGAAAATATGGGTAATGCCACAGCGATGGCCTCCCCTGCTGCAATAAATCCTTCTGGTGAAGTACTTATGGCCGGCACAAAGATTATGGATTTGGAACAAGCCGAGGAAATTATTGCTGTGCGCACCAATAATCAAGTGCTTCTTGGGCGCATCGACGATTTCCGTACCAGTGCTACTCGCGCTATTGAGTTAGATCCCGAGTGCGCTGATATGACTGCTACTAAATCTGAATTTATTGTAGCCTGCCCTGATGCGGTGATGGTTATTGATGCTCAGAGCTTCAAGATAACTACCGTTACTACTTCAAAACCTGTGACCACGGCGGTAAAAACGTCTACCGGAGTTATTCTGGCTGGTATTAAAGAACAAGCCCGGCTGATAAAAATTACCCCGGATGGGCAAGAAAAAGAATTAGCTACCGAATACCCCACCGATGAAATGATTGCTATTGAGGTTCCCGAAAAAACAGATGCGGTGGTGCGAATCAATCGATCCTATACCCTTGTTCAACAGGTGGAATGGGAAAGTGAAAACTTTGGGGCGCTGTTACGTGTAGGTAAAGGAGTCGGCCAAATTTCGCCAGGTGAACGCGGCATGTTTATTGCTAGTGACACCATAGGTGGGCAAGTAGCACTGTATTTTTCTGATGATATTGTGCGCCTTAATAAAACTTATCCAGTAGGTCAAAGTCCGTGGGCGGTAGCGTGGGACAGCAGTAACCAGCGAGTTCTTGTTGCTACTACTAGTGATAACACTATTGCTTCTTATTCTCAGTCCGACGGAAGTATGCACCAGGAAGCTTCTTTTGCATCCATTGCAGGTGTTCACAATATAGTAGTACTAGCATCGGGTACTATTGTGGCCACCTCGGCAACTAGTGACGGTATGCAGATTATCGAGCAATAA
- a CDS encoding quinone-dependent dihydroorotate dehydrogenase, with protein sequence MNHHPVRTKIYQLALKLMFLLSPERIHGIISRGMGILQGIRPLGKTVGKLLIVDDPILQQTVFGVTFPRPLGLAAGFDKDGHAPDAWAQVGFGYAELGTVTASPQPGNPAPRLFRLPKDKAILNRMGFNNPGAAEVAANLRRRKTDAVVGINIGKTKVVEAEKAVDDYRRSAALLGNLADFLVVNVSSPNTPGLRDLQAVASLRPILVAVQEATQVPVLVKIAPDLSDEDIDAVADLAIELGLAGIVATNTTISREGLKTSARSVSQLGDGGISGRPLAQRSLEVLHRLYQKVGDQLVLISVGGIETPQQAWERIATGATLLQGYTGMIYGGPDWIRDIHLGIAAQLREHGLITISEAVGCGKPWTLD encoded by the coding sequence ATGAACCACCACCCGGTGCGTACTAAGATTTACCAACTAGCATTGAAATTAATGTTTTTGCTTTCTCCGGAGCGGATTCATGGAATTATTAGTCGGGGCATGGGCATCCTGCAAGGAATCCGTCCGTTAGGCAAAACCGTCGGTAAGCTATTAATTGTTGATGATCCGATTTTGCAACAAACTGTTTTTGGGGTTACTTTCCCTCGACCATTAGGGTTGGCTGCTGGTTTTGATAAAGACGGTCATGCTCCTGATGCGTGGGCACAGGTTGGTTTTGGCTACGCTGAATTAGGTACGGTGACTGCTTCTCCACAACCAGGAAACCCAGCACCACGGCTGTTTAGGTTACCTAAAGATAAAGCCATTTTGAATCGGATGGGTTTTAATAACCCTGGTGCCGCTGAGGTAGCAGCTAATTTACGACGACGCAAAACCGATGCTGTTGTGGGCATTAATATCGGGAAAACAAAGGTTGTTGAGGCAGAAAAAGCAGTAGATGATTACCGTCGTAGTGCAGCGTTATTAGGTAATTTGGCAGATTTTTTGGTGGTTAATGTTTCCTCACCGAATACCCCAGGGCTGCGTGATTTACAGGCAGTTGCATCACTTCGTCCTATTCTGGTTGCTGTCCAAGAGGCAACACAAGTACCCGTCTTGGTAAAAATTGCGCCAGATTTAAGCGATGAAGATATTGATGCTGTGGCAGATCTTGCAATAGAACTTGGACTTGCTGGCATTGTAGCTACGAACACGACAATTTCGCGTGAAGGGTTAAAAACTTCTGCACGTAGCGTTTCCCAGTTAGGCGATGGTGGTATTTCTGGTCGTCCACTCGCTCAACGCTCGCTAGAAGTTTTGCATCGCCTATATCAGAAAGTAGGCGATCAGCTGGTTCTTATTAGCGTGGGTGGAATTGAGACCCCGCAGCAAGCATGGGAGCGTATCGCTACTGGTGCTACCCTATTGCAAGGATATACCGGAATGATTTACGGTGGGCCAGATTGGATTCGCGATATTCATTTAGGAATTGCTGCGCAATTACGTGAGCATGGCTTAATTACTATTTCTGAAGCTGTTGGATGCGGAAAACCTTGGACACTAGATTAA
- a CDS encoding YbhB/YbcL family Raf kinase inhibitor-like protein, producing the protein MSSYIDPRFPGADPYAPLKKLPIFELTSTTFANGAEIPVPQAAPHNVSPALSWSQLPAGTKSIAITCFDPDAPTAAGFWHWAVFNIPVDITEVAEGAGSQKNLGINNAIALRGDSGQRTYYGPQPPQGHGPHRYLFAVHAVDVEKLDISPDATPAVLGFNLYFHSLGRAIHWGWYENPTE; encoded by the coding sequence ATGAGCTCATACATTGATCCCCGTTTTCCGGGTGCTGACCCTTACGCACCGCTTAAAAAGCTTCCCATCTTTGAGTTAACTTCAACCACTTTTGCTAATGGTGCAGAAATTCCTGTTCCACAAGCTGCTCCGCATAATGTTTCCCCAGCATTATCATGGTCGCAGCTGCCAGCTGGTACGAAAAGTATTGCGATTACTTGTTTTGACCCTGATGCTCCTACCGCAGCAGGTTTCTGGCACTGGGCAGTATTTAATATCCCAGTCGATATCACTGAAGTAGCCGAAGGTGCAGGAAGTCAAAAAAACCTTGGCATTAATAATGCTATTGCTTTACGCGGTGATTCTGGCCAACGCACTTATTACGGGCCACAACCTCCACAAGGACATGGCCCGCACCGTTATCTTTTTGCGGTTCATGCGGTTGACGTGGAGAAATTAGATATTTCTCCGGATGCAACCCCAGCTGTGTTGGGCTTTAATCTTTATTTCCATTCTCTTGGCCGTGCAATCCATTGGGGCTGGTACGAGAATCCCACCGAATAA
- a CDS encoding ABC transporter ATP-binding protein, which yields MINGTDYSSDSLAPASLSSSIQFLKTLPHAATKKWWTGILFIFSLVIIATQIQSGAFGFAVDTLTGRSLPLIGTGTSALWTLIIIGSATLVFEIISRYIGEYLLGVKLHNLSIDLSRACLHSVLHAPVPEMMKLGTGNVITRMTKDINDAIRTLLLIGSRAILTVVVFPITFVSLLLIHPIFSLPLIVLGGGLFYCARPVLRLLPLATNSMSVAEAHRNSAVLDTLRGLPTLRVFSLGAWAIKRMEKKSWDSIQAHADRLPILLRLLGIAQFTYGLWMLSTIVLGIVLVASEQLSVGGASAAIFLVFRAEVQVFHALFFAGDIQNTATSIGRAVALAKLHQPSAHTDCVDLNAPVDVELKQINFSYPDGGKIINNLDITFAAGTTTAIVGASGAGKSTLAGLISGLQHPDSGQILIGGIDTNQVSDMWTARNVTLVSQEVHIFSGTLRDDLHFAAPHASDEQLLAVLAQVGLKPNTSDWVRAFPQGLATPVGAGAKDLSPEVQQQVALARVLLRNPQVVILDEATAEAASDSTDTLESAAKLVTHGRTAIVIAHRLVQAISADRIIVMDHGKIIEDGNHESLLALGGRYTQLFTRWSGSTAKS from the coding sequence GTGATCAACGGTACTGACTATTCTTCCGATTCCTTAGCACCTGCTTCGCTGAGCAGCAGTATTCAGTTTTTAAAAACTCTGCCTCATGCAGCAACGAAAAAATGGTGGACGGGTATCCTTTTTATCTTCTCTTTAGTTATTATTGCGACCCAAATTCAATCAGGTGCATTTGGTTTTGCCGTCGATACGCTTACTGGGCGTAGTCTTCCTCTTATCGGAACAGGTACATCCGCTTTATGGACTCTTATTATTATCGGCTCTGCTACCTTGGTTTTTGAGATTATTAGCCGTTATATTGGCGAATATCTTCTAGGGGTAAAGCTACACAATCTAAGTATTGATTTATCACGTGCCTGTTTGCATTCAGTGCTTCATGCTCCAGTACCTGAAATGATGAAATTAGGTACCGGAAATGTGATTACTCGTATGACTAAAGACATTAATGATGCCATACGAACACTATTGCTTATTGGTAGTCGAGCGATACTAACCGTTGTAGTTTTTCCTATTACGTTTGTTTCGCTATTACTGATCCACCCTATTTTTTCACTACCACTTATTGTATTAGGTGGTGGACTTTTCTACTGTGCCCGACCAGTGTTGCGACTATTACCACTAGCAACCAACTCCATGAGTGTGGCTGAGGCACACCGAAATTCTGCAGTATTAGATACTTTGCGTGGTTTACCCACGTTAAGAGTATTTAGCTTAGGTGCTTGGGCGATAAAACGGATGGAGAAAAAGTCCTGGGATTCAATCCAAGCTCATGCGGATCGACTGCCTATTCTGCTTCGGCTTTTAGGAATTGCCCAATTCACCTATGGGTTGTGGATGCTAAGCACCATTGTGTTAGGTATTGTACTGGTTGCTTCCGAGCAACTTAGTGTCGGTGGTGCGAGTGCGGCGATCTTCTTGGTCTTCCGCGCAGAGGTACAGGTGTTCCATGCACTCTTTTTTGCCGGTGATATTCAAAATACTGCCACCAGTATTGGTCGGGCAGTAGCACTAGCTAAGCTGCATCAACCTAGCGCGCATACTGATTGTGTAGATCTCAATGCTCCAGTTGATGTTGAACTTAAACAGATTAATTTTTCCTATCCTGATGGTGGAAAAATTATCAATAATCTCGATATCACCTTTGCCGCAGGAACAACAACTGCCATTGTTGGTGCTTCTGGAGCGGGAAAGTCAACTCTTGCTGGTCTTATTTCTGGACTACAACATCCTGATAGTGGACAGATTCTTATTGGTGGTATTGATACTAACCAGGTCAGCGATATGTGGACAGCACGTAATGTGACCTTGGTTAGTCAAGAAGTTCATATTTTCTCTGGTACCTTACGTGATGATCTTCACTTTGCCGCCCCTCATGCTAGTGATGAGCAGCTATTAGCAGTATTAGCGCAGGTTGGTTTAAAACCTAACACCTCTGATTGGGTGCGTGCTTTTCCCCAAGGGTTAGCTACTCCGGTAGGTGCCGGCGCTAAAGATTTAAGCCCGGAGGTACAACAGCAGGTTGCCTTAGCACGGGTGCTTTTACGTAACCCCCAAGTAGTTATTCTTGATGAAGCCACCGCTGAAGCAGCCTCTGATTCCACCGATACGCTTGAATCAGCAGCAAAGCTCGTTACCCATGGTCGTACCGCTATTGTTATTGCCCACCGCTTAGTTCAAGCAATCAGTGCCGATCGCATTATTGTTATGGATCATGGAAAAATTATCGAAGATGGCAATCATGAAAGCTTATTAGCATTAGGGGGACGTTATACCCAATTATTTACTAGGTGGAGTGGCAGCACTGCAAAGAGTTAA